A stretch of Zymoseptoria tritici IPO323 chromosome 1, whole genome shotgun sequence DNA encodes these proteins:
- the EXG8 gene encoding putative Exo-beta-1,3-glucanase (Exo-Beta-1,3-Glucanase (Signal P secreted)): protein MRFSSAIVVAGAASANAALQGFNYGAGLTTGAAKTQQDFETDFKRAQNLPGTSGWNAARLYTSIQTGSQNDPIAAIPAAIATNTKLLLGIWASAGQEAVTNELAAIDKAIQQYGSKFTDLVVGLSCGSEDLYRVTATGIKNKAGIGAGPDVLLSYIKQIKAKNWGFSIGHVDTWTAWTNSSNNEVIEAIDWLGYDGYPYFETDLSNSIDNAKSQFDQSFGATKGASMGKPVWMTESGWPVSGPTSGQAEASVDNAERYWQEVACMLIESDTPTFWYTLRDAEPSVPSPSFGIIGQDVNSDPLYDLSCSAKNSTSSSASSSATSAMASSAMASGTATATATEASTTASGSSSGESGSPGVAPLASASPSSGSSGSGSSGSGSSGSGSGSSGSSNSTSPSYMPGSPSAASPSSTGSMPAQYSTGAASSNGLSAIAAIAAIIGLVVRA from the exons ATGCGTTTCTCCTCCGCTATCGTCGTTGCGGGTGCTGCTTCCGCCAACGCCGCGCTCCAGGGTTTCAACTACGGTGCTGGCTTGACGACTGGTGCTGCGAAGACTCAGCAAG ACTTCGAGACCGACTTCAAGAGGGCGCAGAACCTTCCCGGAACT TCTGGGTGGAACGCCGCC CGTCTGTACACCAGCATCCAGACTGGATCCCAGAACGATCCCATCGCCGCTATTCCGGCCGCAATCGCAACTAATACGAAGCTCCTGCTTGGTATCTGGGCGTCCGCTGGCCAGGAGGCCGTCACGAAC GAACTGGCTGCTATTGACAAGGCCATCCAACAGTACGGCAGCAAATTCACTGATCTCGTGGTCGGTCTGTCTTGTGGAAGCGAGGATCTGTACCGTGTGACCGCGACCGGTATCAAGAACAAGGCCG GAATTGGTGCTGGCCCAGATGTATTGTTGTCGTACATCAAACAGATCAAGGCGAAGAACTGGGGCTTCAGCATTGGTCACGTCGATACCTGGACTGCGTGGACCAACAGCTCCAACAACGAGGTCATTGAGGCCATCGACTGGCTCGGCTACGACGGATACCCA TACTTCGAGACCGACCTGTCCAACTCCATTGACAACGCCAAGTCGCAGTTCGATCAGTCTTTTGGAGCCACCAAGGGAGCTTCGATGGGCAAGCCCGTGTGGATGACCGAATCCGGTTGGCCAGTGTCCGGACCCACGTCTGGTCAG GCGGAAGCGAGTGTTGACAACGCGGAGCGATACTGGCAGGAGGTTGCATGCATGTTGATTGAAAGCGA CACACCTACCTTCTGGTACACACTGAGGGACGCAGAGCCCTCTGTACCTTCGCCAAGCTTCGGAATTATAGGACAGGACGTCAACTCTGATCCTCTCTACGACCTGAGCTGCTCGGCCAAGAactcgacttcctcctctgcttcCTCCAGCGCCACCTCCGCGATGGCCTCCTCCGCGATGGCCTCCGGCACTGCCACTGCCACTGCCACCGAAGcatccaccaccgcctctGGCAGCTCATCCGGCGAATCAGGAAGTCCTGGTGTTGCTCCTCTCGCTAGcgcatctccttcttctggCTCGTCTGGCTCTGGCTCGTCTGGCTCTGGCTCGTCTGGCTCTGGCTCTGGCTCGTCCGGCTCCAGCAACTCGACCAGCCCATCGTACATGCCCGGCTCTCCAAGCGCTGCATCTCCATCCAGCACTGGCTCGATGCCGGCTCAGTACTCCACTGGTGCAGCCAGCTCCAACGGTCTTTCCGCTATTGCTGCCATCGCTGCCA TCATCGGCCTCGTTGTCCGCGCTTAA